DNA sequence from the Pelecanus crispus isolate bPelCri1 chromosome 4, bPelCri1.pri, whole genome shotgun sequence genome:
AAGACTTGAGGAGCTTGATTTATTTAAACTTCTCACtggaaagttaaagaaaaactgaatgtATTCCAAACACTAAAGGAAGGAGAATTTTTACGGTGAGAGTTTTTaccaacaacttttttttttttttttaataaaaaagaaatagttggAAGTTCAAATGGAAGTCTAGATTTGTCTTTTGTGGGTTCTGGagtgttgtttggtttgggtttgttttaacAGACAGCATAATGGCTGTTTAAAGTAACTTATGGAGTACTTAAAATTCTGATTGTCCATTTAAAAAACCATTAAAAttgttttagaaagaaaaatcactttataAAGAAAAGATACTCAAGTTCAAACAGACTGCTTAAGGTTAACTTCCATTTCTTTGGATTTTCCCACAATGGCAGATAgttgaaatgaaaatggcaagtttcattttcttactgACTATATTTTAGGTGAATTTTTATTACAATGTTAACTGTATTCTCTGGTGTATTGTTTTTATGGAGAGTTTGCCCTTAACAATTCTGTTCGGTCACATAGTGAAGGAACTGGGTAACATTTgcttatatatataaaaactttcttttgtagacttgtgaaaaaaattcttccaaagAATTGAAACATAATCATGGGAAAAGTGAAATCTCTAAACAGCTTAGAAGACTTTCAGAATCGGTGCATTCAACTGAGGAAAGCAAAAGTGAttctaaagcagaaaaagaacataaaagaaaaacctcCACCTCTCTTCAGGCTGAAGGAGCCCAGCAGGACAGTGAAACAAGGGATCCAAAAAGACAACTGGATAGAGCAGAAGTCAATACTGAAGAACTACAGAAGCAGAAATccatgtttaaaaatgaaaaacaccccaaaaaagaTAGTGATACAGAAATTCAACATATGAGAAATGCTGCCAAAAAAGAAGCCAAGTCTTacagagataaaaatgaaaaggaaagaactgCTTTAGAAGATAAACTTTCTTTAAAGCACAAATATAAAGGAGACGGTATTCACAAATCAGGTGAAGATGTTGAACTCCATTCATTTGAGAGAAGTTTGAAAGGAGAGGATGGTGGTCAGAAACATAATCAACAAATAAAGGTTTCTTCAGATGacaaatctgaaagaaaaagtaaacacCGAAGTGAACGGAAAATATCGGTAAcaggaaaagatggaaaaaatagttCTGAATCAACCTTAAAAGCTGAAGAGTTGTTGCGTAAGGAAAATAGAAAGGACAGACATCTCTCAACTGAAAAATCAAGAGCAGAATACAAGTCCAAAAGGTCCCTGAGTGATTCTAGGCCACAGAAGGATTCCGTAAGTGCCTCAAAGCAACTTGCTTCTGCATCACACAGAAGGAGCGAAAGCTACTCGGAAGATAAACATGAAGTAGAATCAACTAACTCTGACTGTAATTTGAAACAAGAAGATGGTGTTCATAAAGATAGACGAAGATCTAAGAGTCTTGTAGAAGACAAGATTTTGTTAAAGTCTAAGTCAAAGAGTCATAGTAAACAATTCAAAGCATCTGAAACAGAATTACAggaaaatttaacaaaacaagAGACTGCCCAGAAACTAGACAAAGATAAGAGCGTGGAAGAGAATGATTCAGATAAGCAACACAAATCCAAGAATGAAGACAAAGTTTTTGAGGAGAGTGGTGCTGAGTTGGAGCTTGCAAGTGGCACGCAATCAACTCAGGGATCACAAAAAGACTTTAGTCACAGAGTTAAGTTACATTCTGGAGAAAGAGGATCtgtaaaagagaaatacagaggTGATAAAGACTTAAGCAATTCCAAACTAGAAAGGAGGTTCTCTACTGAAGGtcacaaaagcagaaacttaAAGCACAGCAACAAGGAAgtaaagaagaaggaagagagtaTCAAATTGGaggataaagatattaaagaaattGATAGTGGGCATGAAAAAGTATTGAGCATCGCAGTGGCAATggataaaaaacaaagcaagaagaCATCCTGTGAAAATAGAAAAGACAGTATATCAAATCAAGATTTAcctgcagaggaaaagcaatCAGCTAGCACAACTGAAAGCAGCCATGCTTCAGCCCCTCAGAAGTCAAGTACGAATAATGACGACTTGCATTCTGGTCAGGAGGAAGAGCTGATGGAACTTGATGTGAAACAAACGAAAGTACAGGACACATCTAACATCgaaggaaaaaacattcaaaactcACTCCAACCCACAGATGCTGAGTatgcagcaaaaggaaaaatatctctCTCCCTTTCAAATAAGGAATTAAAACACAGCTTGGCAGATCCTGAAGCTTGTGAATCACAGTTTCTGCCTGCAGTTGAAAAAACTGTTAAACAAGAAGATATCCCTAATAAACAAGTTGGTGCCTTAGACACTTTGTCCAAACAAGCTTCCATGGATCAAGGACCCAATAAGCAAGGGGCTTATAAAATGAGCATTGTGTATGAAACAAGTGGTAGAATCTTACTGAATGTTCCCAGTAAGGATGAAGCTTCAGAAGATAGCAGAAGaccaaagaatttaaaaactgtGATAAATTCTAATTCAGATGATGTTCCTTTAGCAATTAATTCTTCCAGAGAAGATGCTGCTGATGCAAAGTCCATGGATATGGATATCTCGGATTTTACAGATTCCTTAGATATGTCTAAAGAATGCCATAATTCAGATGGGACTTCTGTATTTGAAGATACTTTCATTTTGAAGAATGACGCAGCACAGGCTGTGTGCATGAAACAACAAGATACTCCAGTGCTGAGTTCTGTCATGAAAGATGATGGTGACAACACTGCTATGACAAACAGTATAGAAAAAGATAACAAGGTGCCCCAGCCTGATGAACAGGCAATGGAAGACAGTACAGCTGGGTTACCTAGTCAAGAAGATTATGATGAAGCAGCAAAGTTAGAAAGCACTCAGGGAAGTGAGttgaaaataaaagaggaaaacttGGTGACTGACGTAACTGAAGATTGTGGCGATGTAACAACAAAAgaacttctgaaaagaaaagaaagagagtgCTTGAATACAGATCCTTCCACAAAGGGAGAAAGAAGTACAGTGATGGATAATGTGGAAGAGAATGAGGTGCATGATATTGATGATATGATACAATCTTCCTCTGTGTTAGTGCCTGAAAGAGTTCCTGAGGAAACAGTCAAAGGTGCTGTTAGAGCCAGTGTGCAAGAAGGGGATGGTGTGATTGGCAtggaagataaaaatgaaagcaatgcaGTAGGTACCAGTGCAGGAAGTAGTAAACTTAGTTTGTTGTACAGCAGCCTACAAACAAGTCCGGCCACTGTGATAGGAACTAGCACAGAGAAGATCACTGAGAGCACTGTAATGGCCACTAGTACAGGAGAAGAAAGAGCTGAGGGTGCATCACATTCTGAAAAGGACAGCGATGCTACAACCACTTGCTCAGAAGAAGAAGGCGAGGTGACAGTAATCTGCACAAGCATAGAAGCTGATGAAGGTTTCACAGCGGGCATATGGGTAAAAAGTAGTGAGGGCAGCAGTTTGATCACAGGAGCAGATATTGGTGAGTGTACTgttgcagcagctgaagaaggTGCTGGCAGTGTTGTCACTGAAGGATTAGCAGAAAGTGAAAGTTTCCTAACAAGtacagaaggagaagaaaatggtgACTGTACCATGGTTGATGCAGAAGAAAGTGGTAAGGATTCAGTCAATGCAAGTGGAGTAGAAATTGAAGACCGTGTGAATAGTGCTggggcagaagaaaaagatgatgcTGTGACTAGTGCAGGCTCTGAAGAAAAGCGAAAGACCTCAACCTGTGTAGATACAGGCAAATTTGAAAGTTCTGTATCCTGCTTAGGCGAAGCGGAGAGCGATGGTGCTGTAACTAGTGCAGGGACAGAAACAGGTGAAGGGTCAACAAGTGGTGACAGTTCAGGTGAGTTTAGGGGCAGTGTGAGAGCTGGCCAAGTAAAAGAACATGAAGGTACTGTGACTTGCACAGGTGCAGAAGAAAGAGGTCATAACTTTATCATCTGCTCAGTGACTGGTACAGATGCCCAAGGAGAAGGTGCTGTAACTGGTGCATGTGTTGCAATGGTCACAAACAACAGTGCCACAACTGGAACTAGTGGTGACAAATCTGAGGATACTATAAATGGTGAAAGTGCAGTCACCAGCACAGGCATAACTCCAGAAGATGATGCTGAAATTTCAGTAGTCTGCACAGGGCTAGAAGACAGCAATGAGGGGTTTGCAGTTTGTttagaagctgaaaaatgtggAAGTGTAATGGACAGTACAAGGGCAAAGGAAGAAGCCAATATCACTACAGTCAGTGTAGGTCTGTGTGATGATGAAGGGTTTGTGACTAGTACAGGCTCGAAAGAAGAGGATGAAGAAGGTGAGGGCATTGTGACCAGTAcaggaagaggaaatgaagaaaatgagcatGCTTCTACTTGTACAGGAATGGAAAGTGAGAGTGCATTAATTTGTATAGGCGCAGAAGAAGGCGAAAGTTCTATTATCTGCATAGTTGCTGAACAAATGGAAGCCGAGTCAGGAGTGGCTGGCACAAATATAAATAAGCTTACTGTTGACAGCATGACAAGTGTCGAGAAAGAAGCTAATTGTGGCATAAACTGCAAAAACGCTAAAGGGATTGTTGAAAGCAGTGTAACCAGTGCAAGTGCTGCAGATGAGGGTGCATTGACTGTGCATATAGGAAAGCATGAAGGTACCTTGATTCCCTTAGATGCCGAGGAATGTGAGGGTCCCATGACTAGTGCTATGGCAGTGCAAGATGAGAGCCAGTCTGGTGCTGAAGACAAACATGAGAATGCCATGACTTCTTTTGGCAGCAGAGAAATTGATGCCTCTATAAGTAGTGCAGTTCCAACAGAAGATGAGAATTCTCTTATTCCtgctgacagagaagaaaaagtaaaaggcGATATCATCTCTACCAGTACAGTGGAAGAAAGTGATACTCCCTTACATTCAGCCATGGATGCTGAGGAAGGTCCACTTGCTGTTGCGAGAGCAAATGAAAGTGGGGAGAGCTCTATGATCTTAATAGACACTGAAGACACAGAGGTGCCTATGCCCAGTACAGCTGCAGAGTTTAAAGAGTGCGTGCATACTTTTAGCAGTAAGCAGGAGAAAGATGAGTGCACTATGATTTCCACCAGTATTGTGGAAGAATTTGAGGCTCCTATGTCAAGTGCGGCTGTTGAATATGATGGTCAGCTCccctctgtgaaaacagaagaaataaatgaggATGCTATGGTTTCTATAGATATGGAAATATATGAGGTTCCCATGCCCAGTGAATCCAGTGCTGGAGGAGATGATAACGATGATGACGAAAGTCACCCAACTGCTAGtggtaaggaagaaaaagatgaatgtGCTATGATTTCCACAAGTGTTGTGGAAGAACAAGTAATCCTAATGTCAGGTGAAGTCACAGAAGAGGCCATTCAACATGTGTCGGACACAGAGTCAAAAAATGAAACGGTAATGATTTCTACAAGTACAGCAGAATGTTTTGAAACTCCTATGTCTAGTGTAGCTGTGCAAGATGAAAACAAACTCActgcttcagaaacagaaggaagataCGAAGCTGCTATGATCACTACAAGCATGACAGAAGAATGTGAGATAGTCCTGATCAGTGCAGCACCACAAGCTGAAGGTCAACTCATTGTAGCAGAAGGAGATGAAGATGCCATTATCTCTCCAAATGCATCAGAGGAATGTAAGATTGTGGAGACCACTGCAACTGTAGATGAACAGTTTGGACTAGCTGCTTTCAATGCAGATGCAAAAAGCAAAGGTTCTGTGATTTTTGTGGGAGAATGTGGAGCTCCTGTGCTGAGGGTTGCCACCAACAGTGAAGATCAACACACTGCTTCAAGTCTAGGAGATAAGGaggggggggcagtgatcactcTGAGCACAATGGAGGAATGTGATAGTCTCTTCACCTTTACAGTCATAGAAGAAAGTCAACTTGCTGCTGAGAGTACAGAAGTGAAAGACAAAAGTGAGGAAATTTTTAATACCGCTAACCAGATTGAATGCATCCTATCAACTACGGGCCCAGAAAAAGGCAGTAATTCTTTGCTCGTCATTGGTAGAGAGAACGAGACCCATGAGAGTGGTGTGAGGGGAGAATCGGCAGCATCTCAGACCACAGTAGACAGTGAAATCACAGCAACGGATGAAAATTCAGTGAATCTCATGAGTGTAGATGAAGCCCTTTGTGTGGAGATTAGTACGGAGACTGCTGGGAGTCCAAGTCCTTCCTCAGAGGCAAGTGAGGATGATGAGCAAGCTGAAGATGTTTTGCATGAGGATGATACATCAGAACTCTCTTGTAtgatttcagaagcagcagtagAAAGTGAAACTCTAAGGAATGTAAACTATAAATTTAACTCAGACTTGCTTTTAGAAAGTGACTTTTCTGAATTAAGGACTCCCCTGCCTAGGGCACAGGCTCTTTCCTTAGTTTCTGCAAATGAAGTGACTGTAAATGCCAACCATGGTGAAGTGACAATAGAAGCagaattaggggaaaaaagtgaccTCCCTGTGTTGCATGTAGAAGAGTTATACAGCAGTGATGACAAAACGAACTTGGTCAAAATAGATGATATTGGAATTGAGGTTACTTTTCAAAAAAGTAATGCAACCTTTAATTCAGgtgaggatttcttttttcttttttttaataagtttatAAATTTTGTTATAAATCGATGCATTTTGTCATGATTACAGTTAGAAATAATTTGCACTGTCCAAATATACGTCATTTCTTTGTTGGTTGCAACATAACtattaataatgtatttaagaattggtgacaaatatttaaataaacatgtGATTCTGGGAGTATAAGAGTGACTGAACACAGTTATCTGAGGTAAGTTGGAAAAGAAGTAAATGTTATTTGAGTgcaaaaaagttattaaaatacattgacTTAAAAACGAGCTAATAAATGAAGTGGTTTGCAAGGGGTAATTATTGTGGAGCTATAGATGGGTTTTGTTATTAatgtgaaaaaacattttacaatgtGAGTTTAGGTCCAGTTTCTCAAAGGTTGGCTTTATTCTGTAGTTTTATTGATATTTGGGGTGAGAAAGCTCACTCTGCAGATTTTGGGATCTTAGGAATTTGTCAAGGAAAGTTGCCAATCTAGTAAACTTGAAAAATGTTACTCAGTATTTATACAAGAGACAAGCATGACCCATGAAAATGTAAACTGCTACACTAAGGTATTTCTGTCTTGGTGTTTGCTCAATCTTTGTTGTCCATTGATGTAGCTTCTGCAAGTACCAGTGGTAATGGTAGTCTTATTCTGTGGACCTCAACCACAATTTAATCACTTCACATGCATCATTGATGAATTATCATGTTATAACTACTTCTTTTTGTTTAGGAAAAGCTGTATAAACAGGCCTCTGAAATAGGTGTCCAAAAAGGCTGTAGAAGTCATATGAAGATGCTGTCTTCATGGCCTGTTTTTCAGATCTTATAAGCATGCAGCTGTTCCCATGGGGAATTAAATGGATGGGGTTTTAAGATTTTCTGGAATTACATTGACACTAACAGGAGCTACTGAGCTTTCAGTATCTGTTATCTGATGGAAATTGGATCATTTCAGTGGTTATGGTTCTAGAGCTGATGGATTTAGATCTAattgtcacttaaaaaaaaatgttatcctTAGTATTAACTCTTAGCTCTGCATTTGTTAATACAGAGGTAATTTGCTGTTTGGAATTTGGTCTGAAAATCtgctggtgttttgtttggttggtttgttgttttttttttttaaaggaaaaggaaaaaaaaaaagccaaagtcAGAATTGGTAAATAAGCTGTGGTAAATCCTGATAGCCCGTATTTTCCAATCCTTTTGTATTTAAGGAAAACATAGATGTACTTGTGTTCTTGCAGATGCCAAACTGGTTTTTTTGAGCTGGTTTGTTGCAGACAGACTTGCTGTTGTTTCTGTTGCCTACAGGAAGGGATTAAATTCATGTGCTGTGTTCATGAGGTGGTAGTAAGAAATAGCATCCTACTGTAGCATGAGATAAATACAACATAATGTAATTACTAATTTTAACgtatttgtatttcattagGCAATAATGCAGCTTTACCAAAGTTGGCAGAAGAACTAGAATTTGAAAGTAACTTGAGAACTGACGAGGtatttatgttttgaaaatttttactATACTGTTTCTTGTATTATTATACATCTTTCTAGGGTTTCTTAATATACGTTTTGATTTTTGTGCAACAAAAATGGCATTTGAACTTCAAAACTTTCGAAGGGtcatttttcacattatttAGCTGTACTTTTCTAAGCAGCTGGCATTTAAATTATGGGCTGTCCATGTTATTCTGTGATAGAACCAACTCCCTCCCTCAGCTATGCCCCTTCTGTGACCATGACATccaagtttgttttcttttagaattGGTCATACTGTATGCATGTTGCTTGTGATTGTACTTGTAAAATAGTCATACGTGCCTTAGCTCTTACTGTTGGCAATTGTTAATTTAATGCTTTGATATGGTAAACAGACAGTGCTGTTCATTTCGTTGTATCACTTCCTTGACAGTCTTCAGACTTGTGCGTTCTCTGTGTGTTTAAGGAACACTTGCTGCTGTTCTGTACTGTGATAACTACAGCCCGTTACCTGCTGTAAGAGAAGAGTAGGGCATCCTGGATAATCCAGGGTATTGGTGCTCATGGTCATCTATAGCTTGTGTAAGACCAAAGTTGAgcctctgtgtttgtgtgtctgtgctgtTCATCCATACTAGCCAGGAATCCAGATGGGTTAATTCTTCATTCAGATGCAGGACTGGATCCATGTATTCATTTCTAGCCAAACTCTGATAATAAGCATTTTGAGGGAGAACGTGGTTCAGAGACTCCCAAGCATCTATGAAAGGATGGATCTGCACAGGGCTAGTGGCTGCAGCTCCAGGGCAGACCAGTTGAGTATTTCTAAACCATGGTTTTGATGCCTGGGATGCACTTCAGGAAAATCCAGGTCAACTTCAGTCTGGTGGGATTTATTAATTTGAGTTGAGTTCTACCTGCAAACAGCTGTACTGTTTGCCAGCATAAGATGGTCCTAGAGCCAGTATAACCGTGTTCACATGACACTGTATCTGAGTTCACAATGTCCAGATCTGACTCAAGTACCCTTAGCTCCATATAGCATTATCTATGCGTCAGTAACATATAATTGATCTGCaacttgaattaaaaaaaaaaaaaacaaacccaaaaaaaaccccaaaccaaaccacatgAGTTGAAGAGAGTTCACTGTACCTTGTTATGCATTACAGATACATACTTTTCTGTGTATGGGAACATTTCGAGAATATTGCTCATGTTTGGAAATCATCTTAGAGTAGGGTGGCACCTTGACTTCCTGAGATTTCTCTTGAgatctcctttttttaaactaacctCTGGTATCAGTGTTAACTCTAAGGTCAACgttagtgtcctggtttgggctgggacagagttaactttcttcctagtggcaggcacagtgctgtgttttggatttagaatgagaagaatgctgataacacactgatggtttagttgttgctaagtactgcttatgctagtcaaggacttttcagcttcccatgctctgccaggtgcacaagaagctgggagggggcacagccagaatagctgatccaaactgaccaaagggctattccataccatatggcatcatgctcagtatagaaactaggagggttggccggggggcaacgatcgctgctcaggaactgtctgggtatcggtcggcgggtggtgagcaattgcattgtgcatcacttgctttgtatattattatattgttattattattgttactattttactttattttatttcaattattaaactgttcttgcctcaacccaggagttttctcactctcactcttactcttccgattctttcccccatcccacaggcgcaaggggagtgagtgagtggctgcgtggtgcttagttgctggctggggctaaaccacaacagttagGCACTGTACTGTTCAACAGTAATGTGACTTAGCTCTGCTGGTGTTCCTTATTAATATTTGTACTGCTGTCTTAAAGTTTTTGAAGACTTTTATAGATTGTGATAAGACAATGTTCATCATGacatggggcggggggggagtgAGACATACTTGTTCTGGATGTCTGcagtatttttgttgttctgattTTGTGTTTAGCCACAACAGCCTGAAAGTCCAAGAAGTGAAGAGGGATATGTGGATCTTCATACTAAAGAGTTTCAAAAAGGTGATTTTTATACTGATAGCAACTTACTTTTCATACTGATTTGCCTACTACTTATGATGGGATGCTTATAGATTTGATACATATACTATGTGTAGAGGGATTAAAGCAAAACCTGCAGAAATCTCCTTGAAATGTTTCTAGGAGCTCACGTGGCTTTGCATTTGGTTTGTGGGAAAGAAGGGTCATCCTTTTCTTCTAGTATGATATGcagaaagaaaggtgaaaagcatttaggattttaaaaaagtagacTGCTAACATTCTGtttaaaatcaataaatacagaaaaatgtttgccCAGGAAAGATACAGAAACTTCCCTAAGGAATGGCTTTCTTCCTTATAAACTTAGAATATCCTTGTTTCGGGTGTTGTGACAGGCCTTGTGAGGGTATGACAAGAGTAAGTACTATATGACTTAAAAGTCACAGAGACTCTACAGAAAGTTcgggggttgttttttttccccctcctttgtTGATcttcaaaagattaaaatatttctggccatccactgaaatctgaaaagcaCTTATAAGTAGGTAATCACCTAGCTAGAAATCTCAGTCAACTTGGATCTGTGCTCAGTAATTCCTTTTCCATGtattaaattaatcttcaataggaccaaaaaaaaaaaaaattccgtTTCCTGAAaccacagtattttaaaatgtgttgcaATTGTTTGGCTTTCctattaaaacacaaacaaaaccctacTTTGTTCCCATCTTGATGGATTTTGTGCTCCAGATGCATTACAAAGATGTTTGCAACACTACCAGATGAGAGTTAATCCTCAGTTAATAAAGTAACAAGCAAAACTAAAGTGAATTCCAGGAGGTACCAGCAATACTGATGCATATGGTGTCCAGAGAGGTTAAGGATGCATTTCCTCTTATGGAAAGTTTCAGCTGAAAGTGTAAATGCTATGAAAGGACACACTGTTAATAAGCTCACTTCTAAATTTTTAGACACACATACCAAAATAACAATTTactaaatagaaaacaaaaagaggagtAAGGTGAGGTAAGAGCATTGGTGTAAAACTTTTGATTCCTTTTTATTCTTGGGGTAGGTCAAATTCACATACCTGGTTTAATGGTGGTGTATATTCATGTAAGTGATAAGAGACATGCTCTGctcacaagaaagaaaatgtaaacccTGAGAAAGGGTTAGAAGAATGCAATCTTCAGGACAGCAGATCCGAAACTTGAACCAGTTTTTCTGTACTGTGAGGTTTCTTTGAAGTGCCTGAAAAACTGCCATTTCACATCGCTCAGTCACCGAGACAGACAGTACTTAAATTTTAACATGTGCAGATTGAACTAGCTGTGATAATCTTGTTCCATGTAAAATGTTTAACAAAAATCCATTTGTTGTGTAAATCATGTTGAATATGACACACACAGAAGAATAATGCTTTGTAGCTCTTGgtagaaagttttttttttttctttttctcccccaccacaaaataatctctcttttttatatatatatacatgtatatatacatatagctCAACGTACGTAAAAGGAAGTtgtttaaaagacaaatgtGTGTCCTGTCATGAGTATGAACAGCAGACACGGTAGTTTAGTAGTCCAAGATTCCTTGGAATGTAAACAAATCATTGCTCTGAGTGGGTAGGATCTAGCTCTTCATTTgacactgctttaaaaattggAAGATGTTGTGCAACTAAACAATACAGCTGTGGAAGAACTGTTGCTAGAATATGTAGATTTAAGAAATAAGCTACAAATTATCTAAAATTTTATGTAGAATAGAGTGGTTTTGTTGCATCCTGGGTTTATGTTCTTACTGtagctgaaaggaaaactgCTTGGAATGTTTTagcagttttttctttaattaaaatattaattcagtGCCTTATGAATCAGACTTTAAGGGTTTTGTAGAACGCTTGAGGGAGCAGCTTCTTTATGATTCTCTTTATGTATCTATATGAAATGGCTTTGAAAGTTTTGgaattttttcaaaagcacagagCACTCATCAGCTCCCATAGTTCATaattattttccacatttttgtgATATGGAAGGCTAAGGCTCTTCTTCATGAGAATGAGAGTACAGTAGAGTCTAGCAGTTGGACAATTTCCTTATGTGCACTGTGTCAGCTACAGGTCTCACTAGTACAATTATGCAAACTTTAGTTCTCTGGAAGCATAATGTTACAGCATagttttcattgtgttttaCTTCATCCCATGATCCATTGTCTAGGGTTGTGATGGCTAAAATTCTGATTCATTGAAATGCTAGA
Encoded proteins:
- the BOD1L1 gene encoding biorientation of chromosomes in cell division protein 1-like 1 isoform X5, yielding MASNPQPQPPPPPPPPPPPQQPPPLPGAGAAVGGGAAEPELVSMIVSHLKSQGLFDQFRRDCLADVDTKPAYQNLRQRVDNFVSNHLATHTWSPHLNKNQLRNNIRQQVLKSGMLESGIDRIISQVVDPKINHTFRPQVEKAVHEFLATLNHKEEAGPSTAPSEEKTDASITVQGVSATTPSGNVASDAMSILETITSLNQEASAARASTENSNPKNNDKVAKRLSSQQSVDGSTDRERNVEDLPDREKAICDLSGEGAETFAKCEDLNDLPCQSEELKNSAKDTNNLTFTSKDTSKEIQQESEDQKSKLLDKCDKKPDSSEKGERRKEKKEKLDKKSDHSKKSDDAMKSKEEKQARELEPVKQLAPEKNSNKHKTTESTKETKEENTSVDSDMDVLSDITVSSVHTSDLSSFEEESEEETVISDSTEEGEITSDDEEDKNSQRKTKLHANELNDGKAKPVRHAYVRKPFLYSKYFSDSDDERTVEQRRQSIAKEKEERLLRRQINRERLEEKRKQKAAEKTKSLKTGNQNAKGKSGLNLEEPSSRSLESKATGTSIKDVLKEQKFLEKKVALSRKRKRDSRHAEDGCKKKYEPSEEDSKETQKTNETCEKNSSKELKHNHGKSEISKQLRRLSESVHSTEESKSDSKAEKEHKRKTSTSLQAEGAQQDSETRDPKRQLDRAEVNTEELQKQKSMFKNEKHPKKDSDTEIQHMRNAAKKEAKSYRDKNEKERTALEDKLSLKHKYKGDGIHKSGEDVELHSFERSLKGEDGGQKHNQQIKVSSDDKSERKSKHRSERKISVTGKDGKNSSESTLKAEELLRKENRKDRHLSTEKSRAEYKSKRSLSDSRPQKDSVSASKQLASASHRRSESYSEDKHEVESTNSDCNLKQEDGVHKDRRRSKSLVEDKILLKSKSKSHSKQFKASETELQENLTKQETAQKLDKDKSVEENDSDKQHKSKNEDKVFEESGAELELASGTQSTQGSQKDFSHRVKLHSGERGSVKEKYRGDKDLSNSKLERRFSTEGHKSRNLKHSNKEVKKKEESIKLEDKDIKEIDSGHEKVLSIAVAMDKKQSKKTSCENRKDSISNQDLPAEEKQSASTTESSHASAPQKSSTNNDDLHSGQEEELMELDVKQTKVQDTSNIEGKNIQNSLQPTDAEYAAKGKISLSLSNKELKHSLADPEACESQFLPAVEKTVKQEDIPNKQVGALDTLSKQASMDQGPNKQGAYKMSIVYETSGRILLNVPSKDEASEDSRRPKNLKTVINSNSDDVPLAINSSREDAADAKSMDMDISDFTDSLDMSKECHNSDGTSVFEDTFILKNDAAQAVCMKQQDTPVLSSVMKDDGDNTAMTNSIEKDNKVPQPDEQAMEDSTAGLPSQEDYDEAAKLESTQGSELKIKEENLVTDVTEDCGDVTTKELLKRKERECLNTDPSTKGERSTVMDNVEENEVHDIDDMIQSSSVLVPERVPEETVKGAVRASVQEGDGVIGMEDKNESNAVGTSAGSSKLSLLYSSLQTSPATVIGTSTEKITESTVMATSTGEERAEGASHSEKDSDATTTCSEEEGEVTVICTSIEADEGFTAGIWVKSSEGSSLITGADIGECTVAAAEEGAGSVVTEGLAESESFLTSTEGEENGDCTMVDAEESGKDSVNASGVEIEDRVNSAGAEEKDDAVTSAGSEEKRKTSTCVDTGKFESSVSCLGEAESDGAVTSAGTETGEGSTSGDSSGEFRGSVRAGQVKEHEGTVTCTGAEERGHNFIICSVTGTDAQGEGAVTGACVAMVTNNSATTGTSGDKSEDTINGESAVTSTGITPEDDAEISVVCTGLEDSNEGFAVCLEAEKCGSVMDSTRAKEEANITTVSVGLCDDEGFVTSTGSKEEDEEGEGIVTSTGRGNEENEHASTCTGMESESALICIGAEEGESSIICIVAEQMEAESGVAGTNINKLTVDSMTSVEKEANCGINCKNAKGIVESSVTSASAADEGALTVHIGKHEGTLIPLDAEECEGPMTSAMAVQDESQSGAEDKHENAMTSFGSREIDASISSAVPTEDENSLIPADREEKVKGDIISTSTVEESDTPLHSAMDAEEGPLAVARANESGESSMILIDTEDTEVPMPSTAAEFKECVHTFSSKQEKDECTMISTSIVEEFEAPMSSAAVEYDGQLPSVKTEEINEDAMVSIDMEIYEVPMPSESSAGGDDNDDDESHPTASGKEEKDECAMISTSVVEEQVILMSGEVTEEAIQHVSDTESKNETVMISTSTAECFETPMSSVAVQDENKLTASETEGRYEAAMITTSMTEECEIVLISAAPQAEGQLIVAEGDEDAIISPNASEECKIVETTATVDEQFGLAAFNADAKSKGSVIFVGECGAPVLRVATNSEDQHTASSLGDKEGGAVITLSTMEECDSLFTFTVIEESQLAAESTEVKDKSEEIFNTANQIECILSTTGPEKGSNSLLVIGRENETHESGVRGESAASQTTVDSEITATDENSVNLMSVDEALCVEISTETAGSPSPSSEASEDDEQAEDVLHEDDTSELSCMISEAAVESETLRNVNYKFNSDLLLESDFSELRTPLPRAQALSLVSANEVTVNANHGEVTIEAELGEKSDLPVLHVEELYSSDDKTNLVKIDDIGIEVTFQKSNATFNSGNNAALPKLAEELEFESNLRTDEPQQPESPRSEEGYVDLHTKEFQKDLLQRNVALERETFHVENLDTQITEEHRSRGIQCKSSGTMDKEKCNQLIVQDVRKDDEQSPCSKMKPDNITEAISGDTAEVSEEIDVKHTPPRSSMEEKDEFAIEQEMSEKEKHGLESNENSPEENQPVIVKRKRGRPRKYPLEAVQPGGGESKADMSTGNLQFPIFASRGKTPQTGLLENYSTYVKFYMDRNTGARKKTSEINVF